A window from Pochonia chlamydosporia 170 chromosome Unknown PCv3seq00020, whole genome shotgun sequence encodes these proteins:
- a CDS encoding C6 transcription factor (similar to Colletotrichum gloeosporioides Nara gc5 XP_007286150.1), which yields MSTAKATKKSAFSCEPCRRLNAEVNSPFVSDVLPEMMSAYCRVIYPTLSYTQRLEERIRELEDQVANLSKSPASVAGSSHSSPPVSGAPDAPSQTARHASDEQAMSRSFRSLKIDDKGSITYHGATSFFNLPSDRTGPSSGEVPFLDPSTSDTDRQQRERLIHNAWHQRAMENLSEIPVCNPASMTAASYSANHSVPYVWLTELGDMQSMGPYYSHTLLNAVISHSIRWGRIDPSIKRLLDESYQGGTLFGKHARSMLFEELSNGVCTIPTIQTLLLLSAQECSLGNSTQAWTYSGIAFRLLDHLGICVDSQRFPGSVQLSDEELEIRRRIYWVDDSAENDLWVPFGISQTDTAWNYPLTTAHSASCFMSMCRLAVIFNEILLHMYDPLSQNTDTEIQECLNFQEPLLQQWWDQLPTHLKIDPVSLPTLAPPSHIVTCLYHAFKILLYRPMLTGRGQRECEGPSPVQGYLAESVTSATSVIAIFDLFCRTFTMNYCVLSLAYCVYIASSIFLLQVQAAPDDQQAMRKLTYCIQCLQQVRQIIIASALNNINKELTAVGIAVGSSVQQSPGAHQSPSTAASLATWRLRWDISTATARGPAPQSTHAHTHTNTHTSRTRPLRCRHAAKLRIFEKPSR from the exons ATGTCAACGGCAAAGGCCACCAAGAAGAGTGCCTTTTCCTGTGAGCCTTGTCGTCG GTTAAATGCGGAGGTGAACAGCCCATTTGTCAGCGATGTGCTGCCCGAAATGATGAGTGCATATTGTCGCGTTAt ATATCCAACATTATCTTACACCCAGCGGTTGGAAGAACGAATCAGGGAGCTGGAAGACCAAGTTGCGAATCTTTCGAAGTCGCCTGCCTCCGTTGCTGGCTCGTCACACTCTAGCCCTCCGGTATCAGGCGCGCCAGATGCTCCATCACAAACCGCACGCCATGCATCCGACGAGCAGGCAATGAGTCGAAGCTTCAGAAGCTTAAAGATAGACGACAAGGGAAGCATCACGTATCATGGCGCCACTAGTTTCTTCAATCTTCCGAGTGACCGAACGGGTCCGAGTTCAGGGGAGGTGCCATTCCTGGATCCGTCAACATCAGACACCGACAGGCAACAACGTGAACGTCTAATTCATAATGCATGGCACCAACGCGCCATGGAGAACTTGTCCGAAATACCTGTATGCAATCCCGCTTCTATGACAGCAGCCTCGTATTCGGCT AACCACTCCGTACCGTACGTATGGCTGACCGAATTAGGCGACATGCAATCAATGGGACCTTATTACTCCCACACTCTTCTTAATGCCGTAATCTcacattcgattcgatgGGGACGAATTGATCCTTCGATCAAGCGGTTACTCGACGAGTCCTACCAAGGCGGTACCCTATTCGGTAAACATGCGCGAAGCATGCTTTTCGAGGAGTTGAGCAATGGCGTCTGCACGATACCTACGATACAaactctcctccttctcagcGCACAAGAATGTAGTCTGGGTAATTCTACACAAGCCTGGACGTATAGCGGTATTGCCTTCCGGCTGCTAGACCATCTTGGCATATGCGTGGATAGCCAGCGATTCCCGGGCTCTGTGCAGTtgagtgacgaggagcttgagaTCCGCCGACGTATCTACTGGG TTGACGACTCGGCCGAGAATGACCTTTGGGTTCCATTTGGTATCTCCCAAACTGACACCGCCTGGAATTATCCCCTCACAACAGCTCACTCAGCATCTTGCTTCATGAGCATGTGTCGGCTGGCCGTAATTTTCAACGAAATTCTGCTCCACATGTATGATCCGCTGTCGCAAAATACTGATACTGAGATTCAAGAGTGCCTCAATTTCCAGGAACCATTGTTACAGCAGTGGTGGGATCAGTTACCAACGCACTTGAAAATTGATCCCGTATCGTTGCCAACCTTGGCTCCGCCATCTCATATTGTGAC TTGTCTTTATCATGCGTTTAAAATTTTGTTATACCGCCCGATGCTCACCGGTCGAGGGCAACGCGAATGCGAAGGGCCATCTCCCGTCCAGGGCTACCTGGCGGAAAGTGTGACATCAGCGACATCCGTCATTGCGATCTTTGATCTCTTCTGCAGGACCTTCACTATGAATTACTGCGTTTTGTCTCTCGCATACTGCGTCTACATTgcatcatcaatctttcttcttcaagttcaggCAGCTCCAGACGATCAGCAAGCTATGCGTAAGCTCACTTATTGCATACAGTGCCTGCAACAAGTAAGACAGATCA TCATCGCCTCTGCACTAAATAACATCAACAAGGAGCTTACCGCTGTCGGAATTGCAGTCGGGTCCTCTGTTCAGCAAAGCCCAGGGGCGCATCAGTCTCCGTCAACGGCGGCAAGCCTTGCTACCTGGCGGCTACGGTGGGATATTAGTACCGCAACTGCAAGAGGGCCAGCCCCGCAATCCACgcacgcacacacacacaccaacacacacacatcGCGCACCCGACCTTTGCGATGCCGCCACGCCGCCAAATTAAGGATTttcgagaagccatcaagaTAA